A segment of the Bacillus sp. es.034 genome:
TCTTCGTTAGCTTTCGACAGAGTTTCAGCTTGGTCTTTTTATTCCGGTTAGCCAAGAGGCCATAGTGTCTAATCTTCACAAATCCCTTCGGTAGAATATGCATGAGAAAGCGACGGAGAAATTCTACACCCTTCAGGGTTACGGTCTTTTTTTGATTGTTACGTTTATAATCCTTCACTTGAATCGTGACCGATTGATCGTTGGCTGAGACAATACGATTATTAGAAATGGCAATTCGATGAGTGTAACGACCAAGGTACTCCATGACGGCGATAGGTCCTGAGAAGGTCCTTTTCATATAGCTATACCAATCTTTTTGGTAACACTCATCGATCAATGCTTGAAAAGACTTCGCATCTTGATACTTCTTGGACTCGTTAAAGAATCTCAATTGTTTCTGTTGATAGTATTGTTTCAGGTAATAGAGATACTTTCCCCGAAACTTTTTAGACAGTACCTTCACTGGAATAAAGAATTTCTCACTTGAACGGCGCCACTGATTTCGATCATTTAGTCCACCGGCCAATACAACGGTATGGATGTGAGGGTGATAATGAAGGTTTTGCCCCCAGGTGTGTAAAACAGAGAAAAACCCAATCTGTGCTCCCAAGTACTTTTTATCACCTGCCAGTTCGGTTAGCGTTTCGGCGACAGCTTTGTACATTAAATCATAAAGGAGTTTCTGATTATGGTAGATCAACATATGTAGCTGTTCCGGCATCGTAAACACGACATGAAAATAAGGGGCATCGAGAATATCTTTTTTTCGTTGATCGACCCAAATATCCTTATTTACTCCCTGGCATAGGGTACAATGCCGATTTCGGCAGGAATTATACCGTACTAAGGAATGACTACAGGACTCACATTCGTAAGAATGTCCACCCATGGCGGCGGTCCGGCAGTTCATCATGTTTGTGGCTGCCTTTGCTTGTTCCATAGAGAGTTTATATGTTTCTTTGTAAGTCGGATAGAAGGTATGAAACAGTTCTTGAACCGTACTCATCGTTGGTCTTTTCCCAGATTATCTAAAGGACTTTTAACGCCCATCAAACTTTTTGAGGTCATGTGTAAATAAGCAAGTGTCGTATTAAGGTTTTTATGACCAAGCATCTGTTGAATGTATACAGGGTCAACCCCATCTTCCAAAGAATGAGTCGAAAAACAGTGTCTTAACGTATGAGACGAAATAGTAGTGTCCAACTCTATCTTATCCCGCTGTTTAATGATGGTGTTTTTAATTGTTTTAATATGAATGTGTCCCGAGGAATTTTTACTACTAGGGAATAACCAATCGTCCGGTTTGAAGGGTCTCCCTTTGAAAGAAGCTTTGAAATACTCTCGAAGCACGATAAGTGCTGATTCTGATAGGATGGTATATCGGTTCGTATTATGCTTGGCATCGTCAACCCGGATACTCATGGATTTACTACATATATCCTTGATCTTCAGTTGGGCGACTTCGCTTACGCGAAGCCCACTACTATAGATTAAATAGAAAATGGCCTTATGCTTAATGTTTCGACAGGAGTTGATAAGTCTAAGGACATCTTCCCTAGGTGGAACGACAGGGAACTTTTTGATTCTTTTCATCCTGGGAAGTTTGTTTGGGTTCCATTCCTTTTCTAACACGTAAGTGTAGAAGAATTTAATCGAAGAAATGTAGTTGTTAATCGTCCCCGGGGTGAGTCCTTTCACTTGTTTCAGAAAAAGGATGTATTGTTGAATATCCTCTTCTGTTGTGTCAGAGATTTTTTTATTTTGCTTTTCCATAAACGAAACAAACGCCTTCATTCTCCGCCTATAGGACTCCCTCGAGGATTCCGGTGTTCCTTTAAGTTCGAAGTAAAGTTCAATTTTCTGCTGATAATCCACGTAAATAGCCTCCTAGAATAATAGATAAATGGACATTCATCTACTCTATGGAGGTGGGCGATTTCTGGTAATAAGAATAAGGGTATACAAATATGAGGAATTCGATGATATAATAGGCATATGAAAAAGTATTTTCTTTCTAAGGATTGTTTGGTTTGGCGATTAAACAATACCACAAAAGAACATACTTTTTCATTTTTTTTGCCTTTTTTTAGTTGGAAGGAATCTTTTAAGCCATCGCGATAGCGATTTCGTTCTTCTCACCCTACTTTTCAGATGAACCGAGGGGAAAAAGTAGAGGCGGATCCGTCCCCACTTAACGGTCAAAAATAAGTGGCAAATCAGCCACATTACTTCACGAATCCCTTTGCAATTCCTACAAACAGCCCTTCTCCCGCGTCTGCCCCTCTCCCCCATCCCATACGTTCCCTTCCTACTTTCACCTTCCACTATGTTAAAATATAGTTGGAAATCATAGTGAAAGGAGAGCTGTTACGCACATGATCGATCAAGGCAGACAAACCTATACGAAAGCAATCTGCGAAAAAGTATTGAGCCAGAAACAAGAGCTCATTGTACAAAAGGATAATTTACGGTCAAGCGAGTACCGAAACATAGAATCCAAGCTTCATAGCTGGCGTGAGGATATTATTGATATGTATGCAAAATCGATTGAGAGTGACCTGGACACGGCCTTCGAACAGTTGAAGGAGTGGGGGTCTGAAGCGGTCGATACACTCGTTAACTTCAATCTTCCTTTGGAAGTGGCCCTCGATGAAGTGAGGGATTATCGGAATTTAATCGGACAAATCATAAAAGAGGAAGCTTCAAAATTCGATATGTCATTTGATCAATTCTATGACCTGATCTCTGACTTTGATGCAGTGGTGGACAGGGCCGTACATTGGCTGACCATGTCGTATACAAGAAGATTTTATACATGGATCAACGCGGCAGAAGCGACAGCGCTCGAGTTATCCATCCCGGTCATCAAAATAACGAAACAAGTGGGAGTTCTCCCTTTAATCGGTGACATTGACACAGAAAGAGCACAGGAACTGATGGATAAAGCCCTTTCAAAAGGGAACGAATTAGCCCTGGAATACATGGTGATTGACCTATCCGGCGTTCCAATCATCGATACGATGGTAGCAGACCGCATCTTCAAGGTAGTGGATGCCCTATCCCTGATTGGAATCGAAACCATCCTATCCGGAATCAGACCCGAAATCGCCCAGACCATGACCAACCTTGGAATCGACTCTTCCAGGATCGCTGTAACCTCCAGCCTTCATATCGCTTTAGAAAATTTTTTAAAAGCATAGGTACGCTTATGGTCAACCTAAACAAGCCACGTGACCTGTTCCGTGGCTTGTTTAGCATGTTTTAACTCGTAGGTTTCTGCAAGATCATATCAATATGAGGAATCCCATCATCCAGATAGGTTTCCGTTATCGCCCTGAATCCAAATGACCCATAGAACTCCCGCAAATATTCCTGAGCCTGGATCTTCACCGGTTGCTCCCCCCACTCACCGTGAATGAAAGCCAATCCTCTTTCCACCAGCTCGCTTGCGAACCCCCTCCGACGATGTTCCTCCTTCACAAGGACTCTCCCGATGGACGGCTCTTTGTATGATACACCTGCCGGCAAAAGTCTGGCATAAGCAACCACCTCACCGTTTTCTTCCTTATATAGATGATGGGCGTGCACATCTTTCCCATCGACTTCCAGGTAGGCGCATTCCTGTTCCACGACAAAAACCTGGGTCCTTACTTGTAAAATTTCGTATAGCTCGTGGGTTGTTAGTTCATTAAAGCTCTTTACCTTCCAGCTCATGATATGGGACACCTCTGTTGTATTGTTTTGATCATTTGAGCGAGCCACCGGGACAGGCAGCTCGGCCCTTTTTTATAATTGTACCATGGAAGCATTGGGACGGATCTAGGATGGGACCTGGTCAGTCTTATAGAGGAGAATATATGGTTTTAGCTAGTTGTGAGAACCGTCTTCATGATTGAATACATTCGCTCCTCAGATTGTAATCATTAAACAAGATCCTTTGGGATAAACTATGCACGACCAATTACTGGAGGTATGTAAATGGAAATCAACAATCACCACACTAAGATCAGTGCATCAGAACTCGCAAATCTTTGGACACAATATGTGAATGATAGCTTAGCACACTGTATGTTTCGTCATTTCCATCATTATGTTCAAGACCCGGATATTACTCAGTTGCTCCAATATGCCTTTGAACTTACAGAAAGACATCTTCAAAAGGCTGGAGACTTCCTAACAACAGAAGGGTATCCCATACCAAAAGGATTTACAGATGAGGATGTTACCGTTGATGCCCCTCCTTTATTTACAGATACCTATGTCATTGTATATTTACATATCATGGCTATTCACGGACTAACTAGATATGCTGGCGCATTAGGAAATGTCATTCGGGAAGATCAGAGGGAATATTTTATCGGGGTTATAAAGGAAACGTTGGAATTGTATGATAGGTCTACTAAAGTTCTTACACATAAAGGGATTATTGGCAAACCACCTACTTTTAACAATCACCAAAAAGTTGAGTTTATAAAGAAACAAAACTTCCTGACTGGTTGGTTAGGAAAACGCAGACCGATAAGTGCAGTAGAAATAAGCGGTACCTATCTGAATTTGCAGAAAACAATGGTGAAGACTGTCCTTGAATTAGGCTTCAGTCAAGTGGCTAAATCGAAAGAAGTCAGGAATTACATGGAACGGTCCAGGCAGCTATGTAATGACCACTACAAAGTATTATCTTCTATGTTAACGGAAGATAATTTACATGTTCCCCAGACATTTGAGACGGAGGTGACTGATTCAACAACTCCTCCTTTTTCTGATAAACTGATGTTGTTTCATGTCACGGCATTACTCTCTTCTGCCATTGGGTATTACGGTGAGGCAATGTCTGTAAGCCAAAGAAGGGACCTGGCGGCGAGTTACGCTAAAATGATTGCAGAAATTGGACTGTTAGCTGAAGACGGCATGAATCTCCTAATAGAAAAAGAGTGGATGGAACAGCCCCCTCTGGCAACAGATCATAGTGACTTGGCGAAAAACAAATGATGGATAGAGATGAAAAAAAAAGATAAAATCATTGAGAGTATATTATGGAGTATAGCCCTGCCTGGATTTTCACAATTATTAAATGGACGGCTTGTCAAAGGAATTCTCTTTATTGGATTGGAATTTGTGATTAACGTAATGGCCAACTTTAATGAAATCATCCGCTTGAGTTTCATTGGAAATATAGAGGATGCAGTATCACATACCAATTATCAGTGGCTTATGTTTTATCCCTGTTTATACTTCTTCGCGATGTGGGATGCCTTTAAAGACGCAGGTGGAGGAGAAAAACCTTACTCTTATCTTCCATTCGTCAGTTCCGCATTACTTGTAACAGTCGGAATAATGTACTCAGCACAAGCGAAAATCTTCGGAATACTATTGGGATCAGTATGGTTTCCCATGTTCTGCGTCATTCCTGGATTAATAATTGGATTTACTTTAAAAATACTATTAAACAAAGCAAAGATAGATTGAGCAGGAAGCATGGGGACGGTTCTCCTGCTTCCTAGTTACCCTTCAATTCCTGAAGCTCATTAACCGTGACAAATGTATATCCTTGTTCTGACAATGACTGAATGATTCCTTCAAGGGCTTTCATTTCCTCACCCGTTTCGTCATACATGGCATGTAGTAAAATAATGGAACCCGGTGCGATATTGTCGTTCACATATTCAATTTTATCATCAGCATCCGCATAAAACGTATCCGGTTCGATATTCCACATAATGGTGTCTCGATTATGCTTGGATAAATAATAAGGCAGGCCTACAATCTTTTTCCCGTTCGGCGGCCGAAAGTCAATTTCTCCTGTATAACCCGCTTCTCGAATGAGATCGTCCGTTTTTTCGATTTCTTCTTTAATGAACGAAGGTGATTTCAAAATCATTCGATGATGAGTATACGTATGATTTCCGATTTGATGCCCTTCTTCTACTAGTTTCTCCGCCTCTTCAGGATTCTCTTCCATTTCATTCCCGATCAGAAAGAAAGTCGCCTTGATATCATACTTCTTTAACAATGCGGTGATGTCATCCACATTCTCAGTTGGGCCGTCATCAAACGTTAAAGCAACCACTTTTTGATCGGTTTCCACTTTTTCTGTCAGCCCTCCGAATAATTGAAACGTTCTTGCATTCATCAATTTAAACGTGCCGAATAATAAGAAGAAAATGATTAAAATGGCCGTGAGAATAAATAGGATTTTCTTTTTCATCCGTTGTCGATTCCCCTTTTTAATTTTGTTACTGCAGTTTCAAACTCGCCTCTTTTAGTGTAAGTGAATTTCTTCGTAATCTCTATATTATATTTTAGGAAAGCATGGGGGCGGTTCTCATGCTTCTTTTTTGAGCAAAGCGAGCAGCAGAACCGTCATAAAAACAAAAAAAGCCTCACTCCCAAACTTGGAGTGAAGCTCAACTACCTTATCCCTACAGCAAGTCCTTCCGAATCGGCGAGAACATATCCAGAATCACACATTCCTCGAGTACCTTCACCCGATGCTGGATGCTCGATGGGATATACTGCGTATCCCCTTGATTCAGGATTCTTTTTTCTCCATCGACCTCGAATTCCACTTGCCCTTTTTCAATGAAACTTAATTGTTCTTCCGGATGCTGGTCGATATCGCCGACGAATCCTTCCGCCAGTTCCACCTTTACGAGCATCATGGAGCCTTCACTGCTTAACACTTCTCTTTTCACCATTGCGATCCACTCTCCTTTTTATATCTAAGCAGCTCATCAGAATAAGCTTGGGTTAATTAATTTCGGAAGATAAAATGCCACTTCCGGTAAAAATGCGACGAACAATAAGACGACGAGGACAATCAATATATATGGCATGACAGCTGAGAAGGATTTCTCGATGCTGAGTTTGCCTATTTTCGCTGCCAGCAACAGACATAACCCGTAAGGAGGGGTGACGAGTCCGATTGCGAGCGTCATGACCACGATCAGTCCTAAATGCACCGGCTCCATTCCGAATAGATTGGCCGTCGGCAGGATGACCGGTACGAATAGGATCATGGCCGGAATCGCGTCCATGAACGTACCGACGAACAGGAAGAATGCAATGATGATCAAGATGAAGACCCATTCTGTCCCAACGTTGTTCACGAAGAATTCCTGTGCTTTTACCGATAATTGATAATAGCTCATCAACTCACCCAGTGCACTTGCAGCCGCAAGGGCAAACAGTGACAGCGAGCTTAGTGCCAGTGTATCTTTGATGATTTTTGGAAGGTCCGATAGTTTCAATGTTTTATAGAAAAACATACAGATTAGTAACGTGTATAAGCACGCAACGGCTGCGGCTTCCGTCGGGGTGAAGAACCCTGAGATGATTCCCCCGATAATGATGATCGGCGTGACCAGAGCAGGCACCGTTTCATACACCAGTTTGAAGAATTCACTGAATGTCGCCCGTTTCGATCTTGGATATCCCTTTTTCAACGCCATGATATAAATGAAGAGCATCATACCAAGCCCGATTAGGACACCGGGAACGATTCCACCAAGGAACAACGCTCCAACAGAAGCATTCGTCAAGCCGGCGAAGATGATCATCGGGATACTCGGCGGGATGATGACGCCGATCGTGGAGGAAGCTGCCGTCACACCGACTGCCGTTTCGGTATCGTATCCCTGCTTTTTCATGTTCGGGATCAGGATTTTCCCGACACCGGCTGTATCAGCCTGTGCTGCTCCCGACACTCCTGCAAAAATCATCGAGACCAGGATGTTCGCATGAGCAAGGCCACCCCTGATATGACCGACCATCGTCAACGACAGATCGATCAGCTTTTGTGAAATCTTTCCGTGGTTCATCAGGTTGGCAGCCAGGATGAATAACGGCACTGCCAGCAGGACGAACGAGTCTATCCCGTTCAGCATCTTCATCGGAACCGTTACTTCCGGAATATAAGGAACCGTGAAAATACCAAGAAGGGCAATGATGCCGATGACAAAGGCAATCGGTACGCCGATCAGCATCAAAATGAGAAATAAACCAACCAATCCTATACCAATCATGCCTGTGCCCCCCTTCCTTTAAGCGCTTTGATATTGGTGACTAAATGACTTCCGGAGTAGATCATCATGGTCGCCCCCATGATGGGGATGGAAATCCATACATATCCCATCTTCAATTCAGGGATCGAGGTCCAATTGTAGTTCCAGAAGTTCTGTACGGTTTCAACCCCATAGTAGAAAAGAGCAAATGAGAACAATAAAATAACCGCATCAATCACAATCAGTAATGACACTTTCGACTTCCCTTGAAGCTTCCCGATAAGGAAGTCAAAGCTGAAATGTTCCCTTTTGCTCACCATGACGGATGCCCCCATAAAGACCGACCAAATGAACGAATAGTTGGCCACCTCTTCTGTCCAAATGACAGATATACCAAGATGTCTGGTGACGATTTGAACCATGATGGCTGCAAAAAAGATAAGTAAGAATATAGCACCGATGGTCATCTGAATTTTTTCAAGAGCCTTAATCATTATGATCGTCTTCCCCCTTTCACAAGTAAAGGGAAGAACAGATCAGCTCTTCCCTTTTAACGAGCGTGTTTACTTAAGCTTTTTAATTTTTTCAAGCAGGTCTTCTGCTCCCATATCTTTAGCTGCTTTCTCTTGAAGAGGCTCTGCCAGTTTGATAAATGGTTCACGGTCGATTTCGTTTACTTTCGCGCCTTCATCGATGGCTTTCTGTTTGTACTCCTCTTCCTGTGCATAAACGGCTTCCCTTTCCGCTTTCACAGATGCCTTTGCTGCTTCAATGATGATATCCTGCTGTTCTTTTGAATAGGAATCAAATTTTTTCCCGTTCACTAATAAGAAACGTGTGGTGTAATCATGTGCTGTCTCTGTGATATATTTCCCGTTATCCGTTTTGTGATGGTTCTGCTGTACAAAGTATGGATACGAGTTTTCAGATGAATCGACGACATTTTGCTGAAGCGCCTGATATAATTCTCCCCACGCGATCGATGTCGGGATGGCACCGACTTTCTTCCAATAGTCCGCCACTACACCTGAAGTCTGTGTTCTGAACGTCATTCCCTTAATGTCTTCCATCTTTTCAAGTGGCTTTTTCCCGTAGTAATGTCTGACACCTGCAGACCAGTACCCGATCAGTTTGAAATCATTGTTTGATTTTTCGTTGATCAGTTTAGCCATTTTTTCCCCGACTTCTCCGTCAACCGTCTTTTCCCAGTGATTGTAGCTGTCGAAAAGGTAAGGCAGTGCCAATAGGTCAATTTCCTTGATTCCTGTCTGCGTCATGAAACCAGGTGATACGAGTACAACATCCGCTCCCCCAAGCTTCAGCTTTTCAACAAGCTCCGATTCTTCCGTTCCAATTGTTCCTGCGTGTACTTCCACTTCGATATCCCCGTCTGATTTGCTTTCAGCGACTTCCTTGAATTTCAAAAGTCCCGTTTGATATGGATTGTCCGGTGATGTCTGGTTATGAGCTGCTACGATCTTGATTTTCTTCCCTGCTTCTCCCCCTGATGCTTCGTCGCTTCCGCATCCAGCTAGAATACCGGAAACAGTCAACAATAATACAAATGAAAGTAAGAAAAATTTCTTCATCCCTAGTTCCCCCTTATTATGATTAAATGGTTTGAACGCCCTTTACCCTCTGAACGATTTGCGAGTATTCACGTGCTTTCTGTGTCAAGCGCTGAAAGTCTTCTTCGCGATGCAATTGCTTTGTATTTACTAAGTTGCCCCCGAGACCGACAGCCAACGCCCCTGCTTCCAAATATTCTTCAAGATTATCCATATTGATCCCCCCGGTCACCATTAGTGGGATCGACGGGAAAGGACCGTGAATGCTCTTCACATAGCCTGATCCGAATGTGTTGGCCGGAAAGACCTTGATCATGTCTGCCCCTAGCTCAAATGCCGTCAGGATTTCCGTCGGTGTCAGGGCTCCCGGTATACTCGGGATCCCGTAGCGCTTTGTCATCTTCACCGTCTCCGCATTGAAGGATGGAGACACGATGAATTCACTCCCTGCCATGATTGCGGCCCGTGCCGTTTCCGGATCAAGGACGGTGCCTGCACCAGTCAGGACTCTGCCGTCCATTTCTTCTCTTA
Coding sequences within it:
- a CDS encoding TRAP transporter small permease — protein: MIKALEKIQMTIGAIFLLIFFAAIMVQIVTRHLGISVIWTEEVANYSFIWSVFMGASVMVSKREHFSFDFLIGKLQGKSKVSLLIVIDAVILLFSFALFYYGVETVQNFWNYNWTSIPELKMGYVWISIPIMGATMMIYSGSHLVTNIKALKGRGAQA
- a CDS encoding TRAP transporter substrate-binding protein → MKKFFLLSFVLLLTVSGILAGCGSDEASGGEAGKKIKIVAAHNQTSPDNPYQTGLLKFKEVAESKSDGDIEVEVHAGTIGTEESELVEKLKLGGADVVLVSPGFMTQTGIKEIDLLALPYLFDSYNHWEKTVDGEVGEKMAKLINEKSNNDFKLIGYWSAGVRHYYGKKPLEKMEDIKGMTFRTQTSGVVADYWKKVGAIPTSIAWGELYQALQQNVVDSSENSYPYFVQQNHHKTDNGKYITETAHDYTTRFLLVNGKKFDSYSKEQQDIIIEAAKASVKAEREAVYAQEEEYKQKAIDEGAKVNEIDREPFIKLAEPLQEKAAKDMGAEDLLEKIKKLK
- a CDS encoding GNAT family N-acetyltransferase; the encoded protein is MSWKVKSFNELTTHELYEILQVRTQVFVVEQECAYLEVDGKDVHAHHLYKEENGEVVAYARLLPAGVSYKEPSIGRVLVKEEHRRRGFASELVERGLAFIHGEWGEQPVKIQAQEYLREFYGSFGFRAITETYLDDGIPHIDMILQKPTS
- a CDS encoding cupin domain-containing protein, giving the protein MVKREVLSSEGSMMLVKVELAEGFVGDIDQHPEEQLSFIEKGQVEFEVDGEKRILNQGDTQYIPSSIQHRVKVLEECVILDMFSPIRKDLL
- a CDS encoding TRAP transporter large permease, giving the protein MIGIGLVGLFLILMLIGVPIAFVIGIIALLGIFTVPYIPEVTVPMKMLNGIDSFVLLAVPLFILAANLMNHGKISQKLIDLSLTMVGHIRGGLAHANILVSMIFAGVSGAAQADTAGVGKILIPNMKKQGYDTETAVGVTAASSTIGVIIPPSIPMIIFAGLTNASVGALFLGGIVPGVLIGLGMMLFIYIMALKKGYPRSKRATFSEFFKLVYETVPALVTPIIIIGGIISGFFTPTEAAAVACLYTLLICMFFYKTLKLSDLPKIIKDTLALSSLSLFALAAASALGELMSYYQLSVKAQEFFVNNVGTEWVFILIIIAFFLFVGTFMDAIPAMILFVPVILPTANLFGMEPVHLGLIVVMTLAIGLVTPPYGLCLLLAAKIGKLSIEKSFSAVMPYILIVLVVLLFVAFLPEVAFYLPKLINPSLF
- a CDS encoding STAS domain-containing protein, with the protein product MIDQGRQTYTKAICEKVLSQKQELIVQKDNLRSSEYRNIESKLHSWREDIIDMYAKSIESDLDTAFEQLKEWGSEAVDTLVNFNLPLEVALDEVRDYRNLIGQIIKEEASKFDMSFDQFYDLISDFDAVVDRAVHWLTMSYTRRFYTWINAAEATALELSIPVIKITKQVGVLPLIGDIDTERAQELMDKALSKGNELALEYMVIDLSGVPIIDTMVADRIFKVVDALSLIGIETILSGIRPEIAQTMTNLGIDSSRIAVTSSLHIALENFLKA
- a CDS encoding tyrosine-type recombinase/integrase; amino-acid sequence: MDYQQKIELYFELKGTPESSRESYRRRMKAFVSFMEKQNKKISDTTEEDIQQYILFLKQVKGLTPGTINNYISSIKFFYTYVLEKEWNPNKLPRMKRIKKFPVVPPREDVLRLINSCRNIKHKAIFYLIYSSGLRVSEVAQLKIKDICSKSMSIRVDDAKHNTNRYTILSESALIVLREYFKASFKGRPFKPDDWLFPSSKNSSGHIHIKTIKNTIIKQRDKIELDTTISSHTLRHCFSTHSLEDGVDPVYIQQMLGHKNLNTTLAYLHMTSKSLMGVKSPLDNLGKDQR
- the eda gene encoding bifunctional 4-hydroxy-2-oxoglutarate aldolase/2-dehydro-3-deoxy-phosphogluconate aldolase codes for the protein MKPWPNGMPILSKGGDEVNPIDFIKEEVLVAVIREASPQTILQIAEALYEGGVKVLEITAETPKFTRLIEMVREEMDGRVLTGAGTVLDPETARAAIMAGSEFIVSPSFNAETVKMTKRYGIPSIPGALTPTEILTAFELGADMIKVFPANTFGSGYVKSIHGPFPSIPLMVTGGINMDNLEEYLEAGALAVGLGGNLVNTKQLHREEDFQRLTQKAREYSQIVQRVKGVQTI
- a CDS encoding polysaccharide deacetylase family protein, with the protein product MKKKILFILTAILIIFFLLFGTFKLMNARTFQLFGGLTEKVETDQKVVALTFDDGPTENVDDITALLKKYDIKATFFLIGNEMEENPEEAEKLVEEGHQIGNHTYTHHRMILKSPSFIKEEIEKTDDLIREAGYTGEIDFRPPNGKKIVGLPYYLSKHNRDTIMWNIEPDTFYADADDKIEYVNDNIAPGSIILLHAMYDETGEEMKALEGIIQSLSEQGYTFVTVNELQELKGN
- a CDS encoding DUF3231 family protein — protein: MEINNHHTKISASELANLWTQYVNDSLAHCMFRHFHHYVQDPDITQLLQYAFELTERHLQKAGDFLTTEGYPIPKGFTDEDVTVDAPPLFTDTYVIVYLHIMAIHGLTRYAGALGNVIREDQREYFIGVIKETLELYDRSTKVLTHKGIIGKPPTFNNHQKVEFIKKQNFLTGWLGKRRPISAVEISGTYLNLQKTMVKTVLELGFSQVAKSKEVRNYMERSRQLCNDHYKVLSSMLTEDNLHVPQTFETEVTDSTTPPFSDKLMLFHVTALLSSAIGYYGEAMSVSQRRDLAASYAKMIAEIGLLAEDGMNLLIEKEWMEQPPLATDHSDLAKNK
- a CDS encoding IS91 family transposase; the protein is MSTVQELFHTFYPTYKETYKLSMEQAKAATNMMNCRTAAMGGHSYECESCSHSLVRYNSCRNRHCTLCQGVNKDIWVDQRKKDILDAPYFHVVFTMPEQLHMLIYHNQKLLYDLMYKAVAETLTELAGDKKYLGAQIGFFSVLHTWGQNLHYHPHIHTVVLAGGLNDRNQWRRSSEKFFIPVKVLSKKFRGKYLYYLKQYYQQKQLRFFNESKKYQDAKSFQALIDECYQKDWYSYMKRTFSGPIAVMEYLGRYTHRIAISNNRIVSANDQSVTIQVKDYKRNNQKKTVTLKGVEFLRRFLMHILPKGFVKIRHYGLLANRNKKTKLKLCRKLTKSPTYKPLFEGLSKIEILSILIKKDVSLCPSCKKAHLTEAIP